The following proteins are co-located in the Leptospira weilii genome:
- a CDS encoding Cys-rich protein, whose amino-acid sequence MKHLFLLILSFLISTGSVSAQSAACNEICGFYSGCVEQNAPRKLSADEKTKVKTGCINSCKKHTAAVAACFENHKNQCKPFNECIVSAYNTNKK is encoded by the coding sequence TTGAAACATCTTTTTCTATTGATTCTTTCTTTTCTGATTTCGACCGGTTCCGTATCGGCTCAATCCGCCGCTTGCAATGAAATTTGCGGTTTCTATTCCGGTTGTGTGGAACAAAACGCGCCTAGAAAATTAAGCGCGGACGAAAAAACCAAAGTTAAAACGGGTTGTATCAATTCTTGCAAAAAACATACCGCAGCCGTCGCGGCTTGTTTTGAGAACCACAAAAATCAATGCAAACCGTTTAACGAGTGTATCGTAAGCGCATACAATACGAATAAAAAATAA
- a CDS encoding chromosome segregation SMC family protein, translating into MYLKSLNIVGFKTFADETEILLDPGFTAVVGPNGSGKSNIVDAVKWVFGEKSAKGLRGEKMDDVIFHGSEARKPAGYAEVSVIFDNSSRLIKMDYPSVKMTRRLYLDGNNEYCINDSRVQRKDIEKLLMDTGIGKSSYSIMEQGKVDRILHSKPEERRLIFEEAAGISRFKLERQEALKRLEDTKQNLLRIQDIMSSMKKEMEVKEKQAEKAEAYFKLKAELDETDKIIRYLKFSTLTKKLKESEDELQGIKDKNQTLLDTIGEETGRIEVLEKDKSEIEVRVSEIDKKLYDHLSQTKIQKEKIEKNRQIILEYEERVSEMTSILNGEESSLSLLVIDLERIQKEVSELEGEVELLEEEIRKLKDSKLGLEKQIEDENVSVLEKESKIVSNDKAHNELREKLKEVIFELVSRLESRKKEAIDTENRRKELKEFLLSKMSEYSRKIETLRSDLELSEKSKIQSVLETLDLGELRFKLEEFVHLEDMIRNILFDRDGFLSRKEALDQQIEDLILENENLTRGIKDSGLKIESLRESLEANKEQTVFLEKKVLELGSERNSRLEAGKAIQLRKEEIQKRIQTAKDSIQNVISKKQEFEREVSELEQQIESSYNEFLDMSRALESEKESLRNILKEIQNLKHDIQKNQDDFKNLIPILTEKERTVSGLKVQIDSFTEELYNDYSISEQELVSEFQNRNLERTKEEVKLKRLKSDIQMLGSINPLSIEEYRSVKEIFEHHRVQKEDIEKSKADVEDVLSRINEESEKLFRETFEKIRENFQETFSTLFNGGRAILELTENEDSLNAGIEIMAEPPGKHVQNLRLLSGGEKSMTAIALLFAIYMVKPSPFCFLDEIDAALDEANKLRFCQILDKFKDKSQFIVITHAQSTINRANSLFGVTNEEPGISKILSLKLNEAVSIAEKVTEAAV; encoded by the coding sequence ATGTATTTAAAAAGTTTGAATATTGTTGGATTCAAAACGTTTGCGGATGAGACTGAAATTCTTCTAGACCCCGGATTTACCGCCGTCGTGGGACCGAATGGAAGCGGTAAGTCGAACATTGTAGACGCAGTCAAATGGGTATTCGGTGAAAAATCCGCGAAAGGTCTTCGCGGGGAAAAGATGGACGATGTAATCTTTCACGGTTCCGAGGCGCGTAAACCGGCGGGTTACGCGGAAGTTTCCGTCATTTTCGATAATTCTTCCCGATTGATTAAGATGGATTATCCGTCGGTAAAGATGACTCGCCGTCTTTATCTGGATGGAAACAACGAATATTGCATCAACGATTCCAGAGTTCAAAGAAAAGACATCGAAAAACTTCTGATGGATACGGGGATCGGAAAGTCTTCTTATTCGATTATGGAACAGGGAAAGGTAGATCGAATCCTCCATTCCAAACCGGAGGAAAGGAGGCTGATCTTTGAAGAAGCGGCCGGAATTTCCAGGTTCAAATTGGAACGTCAAGAGGCGCTCAAACGTTTGGAGGATACGAAACAAAATCTTCTCCGAATCCAAGACATCATGAGTTCCATGAAAAAAGAAATGGAAGTCAAGGAAAAGCAGGCGGAAAAAGCGGAAGCTTATTTCAAACTCAAAGCGGAATTGGACGAAACCGACAAGATTATACGTTATTTGAAATTTTCCACCCTTACCAAAAAATTGAAAGAGTCCGAAGACGAGCTTCAAGGAATCAAGGACAAGAACCAAACCCTACTGGATACGATCGGCGAAGAAACCGGAAGAATCGAAGTGTTGGAAAAAGATAAATCGGAAATCGAAGTGAGAGTTTCCGAAATCGACAAGAAACTATACGATCATCTTTCCCAAACGAAAATTCAAAAAGAAAAGATCGAGAAAAACAGACAGATTATTCTAGAATACGAAGAAAGAGTTTCGGAGATGACTTCGATCCTCAATGGGGAAGAATCCTCTTTGAGTTTGTTAGTTATCGATCTAGAAAGGATTCAGAAGGAAGTTTCCGAGTTGGAAGGGGAGGTCGAACTTCTTGAGGAAGAGATACGTAAGTTAAAAGACTCCAAACTTGGCCTTGAAAAACAAATCGAGGACGAAAACGTTTCCGTACTTGAAAAGGAATCAAAGATCGTCTCAAACGACAAGGCTCACAACGAGCTTCGTGAAAAACTCAAAGAAGTCATTTTCGAACTCGTTAGTCGACTTGAGTCCAGAAAAAAAGAGGCGATCGATACCGAAAATCGCAGAAAGGAACTGAAAGAGTTCCTCCTTTCCAAGATGTCAGAATATTCTCGAAAGATCGAAACGTTACGATCTGATTTGGAACTTTCCGAGAAATCGAAGATTCAATCTGTTCTGGAAACTCTGGATCTGGGGGAGTTGCGATTCAAACTCGAAGAGTTCGTTCATCTTGAGGATATGATTCGAAACATTCTTTTCGATCGGGACGGATTTTTATCCAGAAAGGAAGCTTTGGATCAGCAGATCGAAGATCTGATTTTGGAAAACGAAAATCTTACGAGGGGCATTAAGGATTCCGGTTTAAAAATCGAATCCTTGAGAGAAAGTTTGGAAGCCAATAAGGAACAAACTGTATTTTTGGAAAAAAAAGTTTTGGAACTCGGCTCCGAAAGAAATTCCAGACTGGAGGCGGGAAAGGCAATCCAACTACGGAAGGAAGAGATCCAAAAAAGGATTCAAACCGCAAAGGATTCCATCCAAAATGTGATCTCTAAAAAGCAGGAATTTGAAAGAGAAGTTTCCGAGCTAGAACAACAGATAGAATCGAGTTACAATGAATTTTTGGATATGAGCCGAGCTCTTGAATCCGAAAAAGAATCTCTTCGGAATATTTTGAAAGAGATCCAAAACTTAAAGCATGATATTCAAAAGAATCAGGACGATTTTAAGAACCTGATTCCTATTCTGACGGAAAAGGAAAGAACCGTTTCCGGTTTGAAAGTACAGATTGATTCGTTTACCGAGGAACTTTATAACGACTATTCCATTTCCGAGCAGGAACTCGTTTCGGAATTTCAAAATAGAAACTTAGAAAGAACTAAAGAGGAAGTAAAGCTTAAGAGGCTTAAATCCGACATTCAGATGTTGGGTTCTATCAATCCTCTTTCCATCGAAGAATACAGAAGTGTGAAAGAAATTTTTGAGCACCACCGAGTTCAAAAAGAAGATATTGAAAAATCGAAAGCGGACGTGGAGGACGTTCTGAGTCGAATCAACGAGGAATCCGAAAAACTATTCCGTGAGACTTTTGAAAAGATTCGAGAGAATTTTCAGGAAACTTTTTCCACTCTCTTCAATGGGGGGCGCGCTATTTTAGAATTAACGGAAAACGAAGACAGTTTGAATGCCGGGATCGAAATTATGGCGGAACCACCCGGTAAACACGTTCAAAATTTACGGCTTTTGTCCGGTGGCGAAAAGTCCATGACTGCGATTGCGCTGCTTTTCGCGATCTATATGGTAAAACCTTCTCCGTTTTGTTTTTTAGACGAAATCGACGCGGCTCTGGACGAGGCGAATAAGCTTCGCTTCTGTCAAATTCTGGATAAGTTCAAGGATAAGTCTCAGTTTATCGTAATCACTCATGCGCAGTCCACGATCAATAGGGCCAATTCCCTTTTTGGCGTAACGAACGAGGAACCGGGGATTTCCAAAATCCTTTCTTTGAAATTGAATGAGGCGGTTTCTATCGCGGAGAAAGTAACGGAAGCGGCCGTTTAA
- a CDS encoding motility associated factor glycosyltransferase family protein, whose amino-acid sequence MSHNLSEKTREIFGKKPYLSLYFQRPGNPNLTFTLKPAKNPEEWFLELNGRALSSAVAPLTQAQRILQAQKISRTDLVAVIGLGNPHLIFEVHKNLDPGQVLLLIDENPELIFPLWNGILEPVMDVPGRHLFLGHSALNLLWNYLESLPVERVSGIRIFRNTASTSLNEAYYGELEIKIRKILSSKMSDLLTKFEFERIWVRNTFVNTANFPDSKNPRTRIEFLKEKFLNTPAMLVSAGPSLRSQCEWISKIRDKVFLFSCDTSLKALLKFGIVPDGVITLDAQTHSFFHFMGAKSSNVPLFADLVSSPSILRSQKFTKIVHSLTAKYIVDASGEFKREVTAGSKTAEKLLGPIGDVQSGGSVATTAFDLLRNLGCKPIFLVGQDLAYSGREIHSTGTHHNEKWLTLVRRTQSLEKINEMIIRKRDTRLVPSANGGEVLTDYVLDLYRHWFEESFKTLDFPVYNVNSRGAKIANCENVSLEQADLILSSFPSHGFFWKDFLPWKSEIYPEISEKAAEEFRSNLLKKIQNVLEKFSTPSIRYESYESILSDFQKGIAEWEDLGFLVRKTEIYILRHKNTLDETRKKNLFLGAVLKEFTSLKRKLLAGGSVSQ is encoded by the coding sequence ATGTCTCACAATCTCTCCGAAAAGACAAGAGAAATATTCGGGAAAAAGCCGTATTTATCCCTCTACTTTCAAAGGCCCGGAAACCCAAACCTGACCTTTACTCTCAAACCGGCAAAAAATCCTGAAGAATGGTTTTTAGAACTCAACGGCCGCGCGCTCTCAAGCGCCGTAGCGCCTCTCACACAAGCGCAAAGAATTCTTCAAGCTCAAAAAATTTCTCGGACGGATCTGGTAGCGGTGATCGGTCTCGGAAATCCGCATCTCATTTTTGAAGTCCACAAAAATTTAGATCCCGGTCAGGTTCTTCTTCTCATAGATGAAAATCCTGAACTTATCTTTCCTCTTTGGAACGGAATTTTAGAACCTGTGATGGATGTTCCGGGAAGACATTTGTTTCTAGGACATTCCGCCCTGAATCTCCTTTGGAACTATTTGGAATCCCTTCCCGTGGAACGAGTTTCCGGTATCCGAATTTTTAGGAACACGGCAAGTACGTCTTTAAACGAAGCGTATTACGGAGAGTTGGAAATTAAGATCCGTAAAATTCTTTCTTCTAAGATGAGCGATCTTTTGACCAAGTTCGAGTTTGAAAGAATCTGGGTTAGAAACACGTTCGTAAACACCGCAAACTTTCCGGATTCCAAAAACCCGAGAACGAGAATCGAATTCCTAAAAGAAAAATTTTTGAATACTCCCGCGATGCTCGTTTCCGCGGGCCCATCCCTCAGAAGTCAATGCGAATGGATCTCTAAGATCAGAGACAAAGTGTTTTTATTTTCCTGCGATACTTCTCTGAAGGCACTTTTAAAATTCGGAATCGTTCCCGACGGTGTCATCACTCTCGACGCGCAGACTCATTCTTTCTTTCATTTTATGGGAGCAAAATCGTCTAACGTTCCCTTATTTGCGGATTTGGTAAGCTCCCCTTCGATCTTAAGATCGCAAAAGTTCACAAAAATAGTCCATTCTCTAACCGCAAAATACATTGTGGACGCAAGCGGCGAATTTAAACGGGAAGTGACCGCGGGCTCCAAAACCGCCGAAAAACTTCTGGGGCCGATCGGAGACGTCCAATCAGGCGGAAGCGTCGCGACGACCGCCTTTGATCTTCTTCGAAATTTGGGTTGTAAGCCGATTTTTTTAGTCGGTCAAGATCTTGCTTATTCGGGCAGGGAAATTCATTCCACGGGGACGCATCATAACGAAAAATGGCTCACTCTTGTCCGCAGAACGCAAAGCCTTGAAAAAATCAACGAGATGATCATCCGTAAAAGAGACACTCGCCTGGTTCCGTCTGCGAACGGAGGAGAAGTTCTCACCGATTACGTTCTGGATCTTTACAGACATTGGTTTGAGGAATCGTTTAAGACGCTCGACTTTCCGGTTTATAACGTTAACAGCAGAGGGGCAAAAATTGCAAACTGCGAAAACGTTTCCTTGGAACAAGCGGATCTGATTCTTTCCTCCTTCCCTTCTCACGGTTTTTTCTGGAAAGATTTTCTTCCTTGGAAGTCCGAAATATATCCCGAAATTTCCGAGAAAGCGGCCGAGGAATTCCGATCGAACCTTTTGAAAAAAATCCAAAACGTTTTGGAAAAGTTTTCCACTCCTTCGATTCGATACGAATCCTACGAATCAATTCTTTCCGACTTTCAAAAAGGAATCGCCGAATGGGAGGACTTGGGCTTCTTAGTTCGCAAAACAGAAATTTATATTTTACGCCACAAGAACACGTTAGACGAAACTAGAAAGAAAAATCTTTTTTTGGGTGCCGTTCTGAAAGAGTTTACAAGTCTCAAACGCAAACTTTTGGCCGGCGGCTCCGTTTCGCAGTAG